In one window of Clavelina lepadiformis chromosome 4, kaClaLepa1.1, whole genome shotgun sequence DNA:
- the LOC143451757 gene encoding uncharacterized protein LOC143451757 encodes MAVVSKRKTASAKKSSHGHNPVKQKKQEVTSPKSRKKIKTISDVPKLDQAQRQNNIRQKLVMGVMFYLTVGIAVLYWRGTTQLPEIPQDLQSKMSQSYGQDNEKVNLSQKYNNDSSQNTENITNQPENESNRHIEETTEDENAILDFIPTIQKDFKFLPYPAEPGNPARKWKEIKYKKHKNTASVRVYIMDNFLSSRECDGLMRAHENHVREHNKQAPIICFSGLVTMRLYLKQAKVSWADKVSESDFTPGTRCLNQSLSSQLNGRLVWSRSTSFYPGESKFSSQYEERVGHYAGLKPQNGGKFQVTSYGQGVGYKLHTDCKEHNTDRRDRFATILVYLQDVQSGGETEFTELDIKVKPKKGRALVWNNMDANGNCDLTSYHQAATVQKGKKYILQRWYYYENFPTLGKRTWEPEIPTRTFGLTPRVMCDRFDSGSCRWYDEWNHDHLTNYRVPGN; translated from the exons ATGGCTGTTGTATCGAAAAGAAAAACAGCAAGTGCAAAGAAATCTTCTCATGGACACAACCCTGTGAAGCAAAAGAAACAGGAAGTGACATCACCTAAATcaagaaagaaaattaaaacaatttccgATGTTCCAAAATTAGATCAA GCACAAAGACAAAATAACATTCGACAGAAGCTTGTGATGGGGGTCATGTTTTACCTCACAGTCGGAATTGCCGTTTTGTACTGGCGTGGTACCACCCAATTGCCTGAG ATACCACAAGATTTACAAAGCAAAATGAGTCAAAGTTACGGACAAGATAACGAAAAGGTCAATCTGTCTcaaaaatacaacaatgaTTCAAGCCAG AATACAGAGAATATTACAAATCAACCTGAGAATGAAAGCAATCGTCATATTGAAG AAACAACAGAGGATGAAAACGCAATTCTCGATTTTATTCCGACCATTCAGAAAGATTTCAAATTTCTTCCATATCCAGCTGAACCAGGAAATCCTGCGCGGAAATGGAAAGAGATAAAGtacaagaaacacaaaaacacagCAAGTGTCAG AGTTTACATTATGGACAATTTCCTGTCATCGCGTGAATGTGATGGCCTCATGAGAGCTCACGAAAATCACGTGAGAGAGCACAACAAGCAAGCGCCGATCATATGCTTCAGCGGACTAGTGACTATGAGACTCTATCTTAAACAGGCGAAAGTCAGTTGGGCTGACAAGGTGTCAGAAAGTGACTTTACACCAG GCACGCGGTGTTTGAATCAATCCCTCTCCTCCCAGTTGAACGGTAGACTCGTTTGGAGCAGGAGCACGTCATTTTATCCTGGCGAGAGTAAATTCTCATCCCAGTACGAAGAGAGGGTCGGTCACTATGCTGGTCTCAAGCCCCAAAACGGGGGTAAATTCCAG GTGACGTCATACGGACAAGGCGTAGGTTACAAATTGCACACAGACTGCAAGGAACACAACACCGACCGCCGTGACCGTTTTGCAACCATTCTTGTCTACTTGCAAGATGTGCAGAGCGGCGGAGAGACAGAATTTACAG AACTCGACATCAAAGTTAAACCAAAGAAAGGGCGCGCTCTCGTGTGGAATAATATGGACGCAAATGGCAATTGTGATCTGACGTCATATCACCAAGCTGCTACGGTCCAAAAGggaaagaaatatattttacaacgATG GTACTACTACGAAAATTTTCCCACGCTTGGGAAGCGAACGTGGGAACCAGAAATACCGACAAGAACATTCGGATTGACGCCCAGGGTTATGTGCGACAGATTTGACTCCGGAAGTTGTAGATGGTACGATGAATGGAATCACGACCATTTGACTAACTATCGAGTACCTGGCAATTAG
- the LOC143453174 gene encoding coiled-coil domain-containing protein 77-like yields the protein MSVHDKDSPIPSVNERLGQLRPSRELLEYYRKKVAEFDNEHEEMSKKLDKYKGGYEDQHRMECELSQREQEIADLQKAISDLQVCVLQEREQVLRLYSENDRLKIREVGDRKRIQQLIAIAGPAAAEVSYFHKEPPAKINIPQKEPKSRHPHEEDQPVKHKSSRAAKRVTINEKKSPRPASDDNQTLALQVEALQAQLEEQTRLARDQVNSLLEERRIQQEEADLQRERDHDRCERYAARLRDTQNLLYESTQDILSLKQVHRNEEKRWMAEKDKLLQDMDVLRDQADLAQRRSDDPKRPQLSAFSIAQACVTDYESRQQLEAEIKTLEQQLEQAGKLADMYREQCIQAEDELGRVREETEVHRDIFKERSEKIAKRLELMTVRYAALEKRRVSEVEGFKTDVKNLRKRLKDVEKQLYKVTVGGPVSDTHILQTVHATAGRSRAIQNELKTLKTKLYHLEGDLRGIY from the exons ATGTCAGTGCATGACAAAGACTCACCCATCCCTTCTGTTAATGAAAGACTTGGGCAATTGAGGCCATCGCGAGAATTGCTGGAATATTATAGGAAAAAAGTAGCCGAATTCGACAATGAACATGAAGAAATGTCAAAGAAACTGGACAAGTACAAAGGCGGTTACGAAGACCAACATCGTATGGAATGCGAGTTATCACAAAGAGAGCAAGAGATTGCAGATCTTCAGAAAGCGATAAGTGATTTACAG GTTTGTGTGTTGCAAGAACGGGAGCAGGTTTTACGCCTCTATTCTGAAAATGATCGTCTCAAAATTCGTGAAGTCGGTGATAGAAAACGGATCCAACAGTTAATTGCAATTGCAGGACCTGCAGCAGCGGAG GTGTCCTATTTTCACAAAGAGCCACCTGCAAAGATTAATATTCCACAAAAGGAACCAAAATCTCGACACCCACATGAAGAAGACCAACCAGTTAAACATAAG TCGTCAAGAGCAGCCAAGCGTGTAacaatcaatgaaaaaaaatcacCGAGACCGGCTTCAGACGACAACCAAACACTAGCACTTCAGGTAGAAGCCCTGCAAGCCCAACTTGAAGAACAGACTCGACTTGCAAGAGACCAG GTCAATTCGTTGCTCGAGGAACGACGCATTCAACAGGAGGAGGCTGATCTGCAGCGAGAACGTGATCACGATCGATGTGAAAGATACGCAGCCAGATTACGTGACACCCAG AATCTTCTCTACGAGAGCACACAGGACATCCTAAGTCTGAAGCAAGTCCACCGAAATGAAGAGAAACGTTGGATGGCTGAAAAGGACAAACTCTTACAAG acaTGGATGTTTTACGTGATCAGGCCGACTTGGCACAGAGGCGCTCAGATGATCCAAAGCGTCCTCAACTGTCAGCGTTTTCCATCGCACAAGCTTGCGTGACAGATTACGAGTCCAGGCAGCAACTAGAAGCAGAGATAAAAACGCTGGAACAACAACTGGAGCAAGCGGGGAAGTTAGCGGACATGTACAGGGAGCAATGCATCCAGGCGGAGGATGAACTGGGAAGAGTGAGGGAGGAGACGGAAGTCCACAG GGACATTTTCAAGGAGAGATCAGAGAAGATTGCAAAGAGGTTGGAACTGATGACGGTACGATATGCAGCTCTGGAGAAGAGAAGAGTTTCTGAAGTGGAAGGGTTTAAAACCGATGTTAAGAATCTCAGGAAGAGACTTAAAGATGTGGAGAAACAACTTTATAAG GTAACGGTCGGTGGGCCGGTGTCAGACACTCATATACTTCAGACTGTCCACGCCACCGCTGGGCGCTCGAGAGCAATACAGAACGAgttgaaaacattaaaaacgAAACTCTATCACCTTGAAGGCGACCTCAGAGGGATTTACTAA
- the LOC143451538 gene encoding phosphatidylinositol 5-phosphate 4-kinase type-2 alpha-like isoform X2 produces the protein MRMPLMLMPDDFKAFSKIKIDNHIFNKENLPSHFKVKEYCPLVFKKLREIFGIDDKDYVNSLCVSQPVRVEDKGRSGSKFLHSCDRKFIIKTLSSEDIAEMHGLLPKYHQFVVERNRKTLLPQYLGMYRLTLNGAEHYMMVTRNVLSSHFKAHKKYDLKGSTVQREASNKEKKKEFPTFKDNDFVKDNVKIYLDGESREDFLSKLKSDIEFLASLKLMDYSLLVGIHDCERTDRHADHIASSIDGEQNGNMDVSPAEEENALPNTPPDSPSGELLRQDSRCLDDEDVVDSFYAVKSAQNAPKSEVYYMGLIDILTHYDTKKKAAHAVKTAKHGAGAEISSIQPTLYSKRFYEFICDRLVTPDP, from the exons ATGAGGATGCCGCTCATGCTTATGCCTGATGATTTcaaagcattttcaaaaataaaaattgacaaCCACATTTTCAATAA AGAAAATCTTCCCAGTCATTTCAAAGTCAAGGAGTATTGTCCACTTGTATTCAAAAAGTTAAGAGAAATATTTGGAATCGATGACAAAGATTACGTC AACTCCTTGTGCGTGAGCCAACCAGTGAGAGTCGAAGACAAGGGAAGGTCGGGGTCAAAATTCCTTCATTCTTGCGATCGGAAATTCATCATCAAGACCTTATCCAGTGAAGACATCGCAGAAATGCACGGTCTGCTACCAAAATACCACCAG TTTGTTGTGGAGCGCAACCGAAAAACCTTATTGCCGCAATATCTCGGCATGTACCGACTCACATTGAATGGGGCTGAGCATTACATGATGGTCACACGGAACGTGCTCAGTTCACATTTCAAGGCTCACAAGAAATATGACTTGAAG GGTTCGACTGTTCAGAGAGAAGCAAGCaacaaagaaaagaagaaggaATTTCCAACTTTCAAGGATAACGATTTTGTCAAAGACAACGTGAAGATTTACCTCGATGGAGAAAGCCGGGAGGATTTTCTCTCAAAATTGAAAAGTGACATTGAG TTTCTTGCATCATTAAAATTAATGGACTACAGCCTGTTAGTTGGCATCCACGATTGCGAGCGGACAGATCGCCATGCCGACCACATCGCCTCATCAATAGATGGCGAACAGAATGGGAATATGGATGTTAGCCCTGCCGAAGAGGAAAATG cTTTGCCTAATACACCCCCTGACTCCCCCAGTGGTGAATTGTTAAGACAAGACTCTCGGTGTCTCGATGATGAAGATGTTGTTGACAGCTTTTATGCGGTTAAGAGTGCACAGA ATGCCCCAAAGTCAGAAGTATATTACATGGGTTTGATCGACATCCTGACTCATTACGACACCAAGAAAAAAGCCGCACATGCCGTGAAGACTGCAAAGCATGGG GCGGGCGCGGAAATCTCAAGCATTCAACCTACTCTATACAGCAAAAGGTTTTACGAGTTTATTTGCGACCGGCTGGTGACCCCAGACCCGTGA
- the LOC143451538 gene encoding phosphatidylinositol 5-phosphate 4-kinase type-2 alpha-like isoform X1, with protein MASNTAAMAKDVNQLKLKSRKKHFKKQKQKLFRASEPFISVFMWAVNHTTKELSNMRMPLMLMPDDFKAFSKIKIDNHIFNKENLPSHFKVKEYCPLVFKKLREIFGIDDKDYVNSLCVSQPVRVEDKGRSGSKFLHSCDRKFIIKTLSSEDIAEMHGLLPKYHQFVVERNRKTLLPQYLGMYRLTLNGAEHYMMVTRNVLSSHFKAHKKYDLKGSTVQREASNKEKKKEFPTFKDNDFVKDNVKIYLDGESREDFLSKLKSDIEFLASLKLMDYSLLVGIHDCERTDRHADHIASSIDGEQNGNMDVSPAEEENALPNTPPDSPSGELLRQDSRCLDDEDVVDSFYAVKSAQNAPKSEVYYMGLIDILTHYDTKKKAAHAVKTAKHGAGAEISSIQPTLYSKRFYEFICDRLVTPDP; from the exons ATGGCAAGTAACACCGCGGCTATGGCGAAAGACGTCAACCAGCTTAAACTCAAGTCGAGgaagaaacattttaaaaaacagAAGCAGAAACTGTTCCGTGCCAGCGAACCATTTATCAGCGTTTTTATGTGGGCAGTTAATCACACG ACAAAAGAACTGTCCAATATGAGGATGCCGCTCATGCTTATGCCTGATGATTTcaaagcattttcaaaaataaaaattgacaaCCACATTTTCAATAA AGAAAATCTTCCCAGTCATTTCAAAGTCAAGGAGTATTGTCCACTTGTATTCAAAAAGTTAAGAGAAATATTTGGAATCGATGACAAAGATTACGTC AACTCCTTGTGCGTGAGCCAACCAGTGAGAGTCGAAGACAAGGGAAGGTCGGGGTCAAAATTCCTTCATTCTTGCGATCGGAAATTCATCATCAAGACCTTATCCAGTGAAGACATCGCAGAAATGCACGGTCTGCTACCAAAATACCACCAG TTTGTTGTGGAGCGCAACCGAAAAACCTTATTGCCGCAATATCTCGGCATGTACCGACTCACATTGAATGGGGCTGAGCATTACATGATGGTCACACGGAACGTGCTCAGTTCACATTTCAAGGCTCACAAGAAATATGACTTGAAG GGTTCGACTGTTCAGAGAGAAGCAAGCaacaaagaaaagaagaaggaATTTCCAACTTTCAAGGATAACGATTTTGTCAAAGACAACGTGAAGATTTACCTCGATGGAGAAAGCCGGGAGGATTTTCTCTCAAAATTGAAAAGTGACATTGAG TTTCTTGCATCATTAAAATTAATGGACTACAGCCTGTTAGTTGGCATCCACGATTGCGAGCGGACAGATCGCCATGCCGACCACATCGCCTCATCAATAGATGGCGAACAGAATGGGAATATGGATGTTAGCCCTGCCGAAGAGGAAAATG cTTTGCCTAATACACCCCCTGACTCCCCCAGTGGTGAATTGTTAAGACAAGACTCTCGGTGTCTCGATGATGAAGATGTTGTTGACAGCTTTTATGCGGTTAAGAGTGCACAGA ATGCCCCAAAGTCAGAAGTATATTACATGGGTTTGATCGACATCCTGACTCATTACGACACCAAGAAAAAAGCCGCACATGCCGTGAAGACTGCAAAGCATGGG GCGGGCGCGGAAATCTCAAGCATTCAACCTACTCTATACAGCAAAAGGTTTTACGAGTTTATTTGCGACCGGCTGGTGACCCCAGACCCGTGA